One window of Chionomys nivalis chromosome 10, mChiNiv1.1, whole genome shotgun sequence genomic DNA carries:
- the Jkamp gene encoding JNK1/MAPK8-associated membrane protein isoform X2 — translation MACLGLYCGKTLLFKNGSSEIYGECGVCPRGQRTNAQKYCQPCTETPELYDWLYLGFMAMLPLVLHWFFIEWYSGKKSSSALFQHITALFECSVAAIITLLVSDPVGVLYIRSCRVLMLSDWYTMLYNPSPDYVTTVHCTHEAVYPLYTIVFVYYAFCLMLMMLLRPLLVKKIACGLGKSERFKSIYAALYFFPILTVLQAVGGGLLYYAFPYIILVLSLVTLAVYMSASEIESCYDLLVRKKRLIVLFSHWLLHAYGIVSISRADRLEHDLPLLALVPTPALFYLFTAKFTEPSRILSEGANGH, via the exons ATGG CATGCCTTGGACTCTATTGTGGGAAGACCCTACTATTTAAAAACGGCTCCAGTGAAATCTATGGAGAATGTGGG GTGTGTCCAAGAGGCCAGAGGACCAATGCACAGAAGTACTGTCAGCCTTGCACAGAGACCCCCGAGCTTTATGACTGGCTCTATCTTGGATTTATGGCGATGCTTCCTCTTGTCCTGCACTGGTTCTTCATTGAATGGTACTCGGGGAAAAAGAG ctccagcgcTCTTTTCCAGCACATCACTGCACTGTTTGAGTGCAGTGTGGCAGCCATCATCACTTTGCTCGTGAGTGACCCAGTGGGCGTCCTTTACATCCGTTCCTGCCGAGTACTGATGCTGTCCGATTGGTACACGATGCTCTACAACCCGAGTCCAGATTACGTGACCACAGTGCACTGCACCCACGAAGCTGTCTACCCGCT GTACACCATCGTGTTTGTTTATTACGCATTCTGCTTGATGCTAATGATGCTTCTCCGGCCTCTGCTGGTGAAGAAGATCGCCTGCGGACTAGGGAAGTCGGAGCGGTTCAAAAGCATTTATGCTGCTCTTTACTTCTTCCCCATTTTGACCGTGCTGCAGGCCGTGGGTGGAGGCCTCTTGT ACTATGCCTTCCCGTACATTATATTAGTGCTGTCTTTGGTTACTCTGGCTGTGTACATGTCTGCTTCTGAAATAGAG AGCTGCTATGATCTCCTGGTCAGGAAGAAAAGACTCATTGTTCTCTTCAGCCACTGGCTGCTGCACGCCTATGGGATTGTCTCCATCTCCAGAGCAGACAGACTGGAACACGACCTACCGCTTTTGGCTTTGGTACCGACACCAGCTCTGTTTTACCTGTTCACTGCAAAATTTACTGAACCATCGCGGATACTCTCAGAGGGGGCCAATGGACACTGA
- the L3hypdh gene encoding trans-3-hydroxy-L-proline dehydratase, with translation MEAALSVARLPPHDPRTPPLSVVDMHTGGEPLRIVHAGCPEVAGPTLLAKRRYMRHHLDYVRRRLVFEPRGHRDMYGAVLVPSELPDAHLGVLFLHNEGYSSMCGHAVLALGRFAIDFGLVPAPADSAQEAQVNIHCPCGLVTAFVACEGGRSRGPVRFHSVPAFVLAADLTVDVPGHGKVVLDIAYGGAFYAFVSAEKLGLDVCSAKTRDLVEAASTVTEAVKAQFKIKHPESEDLGFLYGTILTDGKDAYSEEPTTNICVFADEQVDRSPTGSGVTARIALQYHKGLLQLDQTRTFQSSATGSVFTGRAVREGKCGDFKAVIVEVAGQAHYTGTASLTVEDDDPLRDGFLLK, from the exons ATGGAGGCGGCGCTGTCAGTGGCCCGGCTGCCTCCTCACGACCCGAGGACACCCCCACTGTCGGTAGTGGATATGCACACGGGCGGCGAGCCCTTGCGCATCGTGCACGCCGGGTGTCCGGAGGTGGCCGGGCCCACGTTGCTAGCCAAGCGTCGCTACATGCGTCACCACCTCGACTACGTGCGACGGCGGCTGGTGTTCGAGCCCCGCGGCCACCGGGACATGTACGGGGCTGTCCTGGTGCCGAGCGAGCTGCCCGACGCGCACCTGGGCGTCTTGTTCCTGCATAACGAAGGCTACAGCTCCATGTGCGGCCACGCGGTGCTGGCACTGGGCCGCTTCGCGATTGACTTCGGACTGGTGCCTGCTCCCGCAGACAGCGCCCAGGAGGCCCAGGTCAACATCCACTGCCCATGCGGGCTCGTGACCGCCTTCGTGGCATGTGAAGGTGGCCGCAGTCGCGGTCCCGTGCGCTTCCACAGCGTCCCGGCCTTCGTCCTTGCCGCAG ATCTCACAGTGGACGTTCCTGGGCATGGAAAGGTGGTGCTGGACATCGCATATGGTGGGGCATTTTATGCATTTGTTAGTGCAGAAAAATTAGGACTTGACGTGTGTTCTGCAAAGACGAGGGACCTTGTGGAGGCAGCAAGCACGGTGACAGAAGCAGTGAAAGCTCAG TTTAAAATCAAGCATCCTGAGAGCGAAGACCTAGGTTTTCTGTATGGAACTATTTTAACAGATGGAAAAGATGCATACAGCGAGGAGCCCACCACCAACATCTGCGTGTTTGCAGATGAACAG GTCGACAGAAGCCCCACGGGCTCGGGAGTGACAGCCCGAATTGCTCTGCAGTATCATAAGGGCCTTCTGCAGCTGGACCAGACCAGAACCTTCCAAAGCAGCGCAACTGGATCCGTGTTCACGGGGCGTGCTGTGAGG GAAGGGAAGTGCGGGGATTTCAAAGCTGTCATAGTGGAGGTTGCAGGACAAGCCCATTACACGGGGACAGCAAGCCTGACAGTGGAAGACGACGACCCCTTGAGGGATGGCTTTCTTCTCAAGTGA
- the Jkamp gene encoding JNK1/MAPK8-associated membrane protein isoform X1, translating to MAVDIQPACLGLYCGKTLLFKNGSSEIYGECGVCPRGQRTNAQKYCQPCTETPELYDWLYLGFMAMLPLVLHWFFIEWYSGKKSSSALFQHITALFECSVAAIITLLVSDPVGVLYIRSCRVLMLSDWYTMLYNPSPDYVTTVHCTHEAVYPLYTIVFVYYAFCLMLMMLLRPLLVKKIACGLGKSERFKSIYAALYFFPILTVLQAVGGGLLYYAFPYIILVLSLVTLAVYMSASEIESCYDLLVRKKRLIVLFSHWLLHAYGIVSISRADRLEHDLPLLALVPTPALFYLFTAKFTEPSRILSEGANGH from the exons ATGG ctgtcGATATCCAACCAGCATGCCTTGGACTCTATTGTGGGAAGACCCTACTATTTAAAAACGGCTCCAGTGAAATCTATGGAGAATGTGGG GTGTGTCCAAGAGGCCAGAGGACCAATGCACAGAAGTACTGTCAGCCTTGCACAGAGACCCCCGAGCTTTATGACTGGCTCTATCTTGGATTTATGGCGATGCTTCCTCTTGTCCTGCACTGGTTCTTCATTGAATGGTACTCGGGGAAAAAGAG ctccagcgcTCTTTTCCAGCACATCACTGCACTGTTTGAGTGCAGTGTGGCAGCCATCATCACTTTGCTCGTGAGTGACCCAGTGGGCGTCCTTTACATCCGTTCCTGCCGAGTACTGATGCTGTCCGATTGGTACACGATGCTCTACAACCCGAGTCCAGATTACGTGACCACAGTGCACTGCACCCACGAAGCTGTCTACCCGCT GTACACCATCGTGTTTGTTTATTACGCATTCTGCTTGATGCTAATGATGCTTCTCCGGCCTCTGCTGGTGAAGAAGATCGCCTGCGGACTAGGGAAGTCGGAGCGGTTCAAAAGCATTTATGCTGCTCTTTACTTCTTCCCCATTTTGACCGTGCTGCAGGCCGTGGGTGGAGGCCTCTTGT ACTATGCCTTCCCGTACATTATATTAGTGCTGTCTTTGGTTACTCTGGCTGTGTACATGTCTGCTTCTGAAATAGAG AGCTGCTATGATCTCCTGGTCAGGAAGAAAAGACTCATTGTTCTCTTCAGCCACTGGCTGCTGCACGCCTATGGGATTGTCTCCATCTCCAGAGCAGACAGACTGGAACACGACCTACCGCTTTTGGCTTTGGTACCGACACCAGCTCTGTTTTACCTGTTCACTGCAAAATTTACTGAACCATCGCGGATACTCTCAGAGGGGGCCAATGGACACTGA